The genomic window GAAGGACTTCCGACGCTGGGACGCCTTCGAGCTCCGCCCGCGGATCGCCTCCCACTCCCGCGACGGCGTCATCGAGCTCATGCCCACCTCCGACGGCGAGACCTACGGCTTCAAGTTCGTCAACGGGCACCCCTCCAACCCCGTCCGCGGCTTCCAGACCGTCACCGCCTTCGGCGTCCTCGCCGACGTCCACAACGGCTACCCGCGCATGATCGCCGAGATGACGCTCCTCACCGCCCTGCGCACGGCCGCCACCTCCGGCATGGTGACCCGCCTCCTGGCCCGCAAGGACGCGAAGCGCCTCGCCGTCATCGGCGCCGGCTCCCAGAGCGAGTTCCAGGTCCTCGCCAACCGCGCCGTCCGCCCCATCGAGACCGTCACCGCCTACGACGTCGACCGCGCCGCCTCCGAGAAGCTCCAGCGCAACCTCGCCCGCTACGGCATCGACGTGCGCATCGCCGACTCCGCCTCCGAGGCCGTCCGCGACGCCGACATCATCACCACCTGCACCGCCGACAAGCGAAACGCCATCGTCCTCACCAAGGAGGACATCCGCCCCGGCGTCCACATCAACGCCATCGGCGGCGACTGCCCCGGCAAGACCGAGCTCGACGCCGAGATCCTCGACATGGGACCCGTCTTCACCGAGCACACCCCTCAGACGCGTATCGAGGGCGAGATCCAGGCCAAGGACGCCGACTACCCCGTCATCGAGCTCTGGGAGGTCCTCTCCGGTCTCAAGCCCGGCCGCGAGAGCGACGAGCAGGTCACCATCTACGACGGCGTCGGCTTCGCCATCGAGGACTTCGTGGGCCTGACCTACCTCGACGGCGTCCTCACCGCCCCTGGCGGCGAGCGGTTCTACGACGACGTCGACCTCATCGCCGCCCCCGAGGACCCGAAGGACCTCTTCGCGCTCCTCGGCTGAGCTCCGGCCCGCCCGGTTTGTCCGTGGAGCGTGAGATCGGTGTGACCGCTGCGCCTGGAACGGGCGCCCGGGACGGCGTTCCGCCCACCGCCCGGGCTCAGCCCAGGACGGCCCAGCCGAGCGGAGGCAGGACGACGCCGTCGCGCTCGGGGCGCGGGTGCGGCAGGTCGTGCGCCGCGGAGAGCACCTCGTGGTGCCCGGCGCTCGGCAGCCAGACCTCCGTCTCCTCCAGGCTCAGCACCAGCACCACCTCGCGCGGGGTCCCCTCCGGGACGTCCCAGGCGGCGCCCTCGCGCTCGCGGACCCGCAGCGCCATGACCGTGTTGTCGAGGTGCAGCGTCTCGTAGGAGGCGTCGTGGAGCCACGGCAGTCGGCGCCGCAGCGCGATGAGCTCCTGGTGCAGGTGGCGCGCCCCCGCGCCGGCGTCGCCGAGCTCCGCGGGGCTCGCCGGGAGCTCGGGGCGGATCGCGTCGTCGCCGCCGAGCCGCTCCTCCTTGACCGCCTGCCAGCCCTCCTCATCGCCGTAGTAGATCGCCGGTGTGCCCGGCAGCGTCATGAGGAGCGCGAGGGCGTGCCCGGCCAGGCGCGGGTCGCCCACCTGCGAGGCGATGCGGGACGTGTCATGGTTCCCGACGAAGGTGTACGGGATGAAGGTGTCCAGCAGCTCGGCGCCGCGCTGCAGCGTCCAGTCGAGCTCGTAGAAGTTGGCCTCCGCGAGCGAGTGCCACACCGACTGCCACAGCTCGTACTGGGTCACGGCGTTCATCCCGGAGGCGCGCACGATCGCGGCGTAGTCGCCGTGGATGACCTCGCCGAGCACGTAGACCTCGGGGAAGCGCTCGCGCACGCGGGGCAGGACCCGCGTCCAGAAGCCGGGGTCGACGGCGTAGGCGGCGTCGAGGCGCCACCCGTCCACGCCCCGCTCGCACCAGGTGGTCATGACCTCGGTGACGAGCTCGGCGACGGCGTCGGAGCCGTGGTCGAGCTCGGGCAGCCAGTCCTGACCCTCGAAGCGCGCGTAGTCGGCCGGGGCGGTCCCGGGCGTCCAGCCCGCGGCGTCGTCGGCCCAGGTGAGGCGGTACATGGCGGCCTCGGGGGAGTCCGGGCCCGTACTGGCGAGACCGGCGAAGGCCGGGTAGTCGAGGCCCGTGTGGTTGAAGACGCCGTCGAGGACGACGCGCACGCCCTTCTCGTGGGCGGCCGCGATGAGGTCGGTGAGGTCGTCGTTCGTGCCGAGGCGCGGGTCGACGCGGTGGTAGTCGAGCGTGTCGTAGCCGTGGGACATGGAGTCGAAGACCGGGCCGAGGAGGAGGACGTTGCAGCCCAGGTCGACGAGCCGGTCCAGCCAGGCGATGAGGCGGCGCAGGCGGTGCTCGCCGGCGATCGCGCCGGCCGGCGTCGACGCGTCGTCGGGGTCTCCCTCCGGCCGCAGCGCCGGCGCGCCGACGGCGCCGAGCGGCATGACGTGCCAGACGATGGCGTGGCGCACCCAGTCCGGCTCGGGGACCCTCACCGCCGTCCGGCTGCTGTCCGGTTCGGGGGTCTGGATGGCGGCGTCGGCACTCATGGGACGAGGATAGGGGTATGACTCCGACTACTGATGCCGCACAGTCCGCCTCCTCCGCCCCGTCCTCCCACGGCGTCGCCCGCCGCGCCGTCGTCACCGGCGCCTCCACCGGCATCGGCGCTGCCACCGTCCGCCTCCTGCGCGCCCACGGCTGGGAGGTCGTCGCCACCGCGCGGCGCGCCGAGCGCCTCGAGGACCTTGCGGAGAAGACCGGCGCCGCGTGGGTCGCCGCGGACCTGCAGGAGCAGGACGACGTCGACCGCCTCGCCTCCGAGGTCCTGGCCGCCGGCCCCGTCGACGCGGTCGTCAACGTCGCCGGCGGGGCGCTCGGCACCGACCCGGTCGCCGAGGGCGAGGTCGAGGAGTGGGCCACCATGTACGACCGCAACGTGCTCGCCACGCTGCGCGTCACCCAGGCCTTCCTGCCGGGCCTGCGCGAGCGCGGGGGAGACGTCCTCCTCCTCACCTCCACCGCCGCCCACGACACCTACCCGGGCGGGGGCGGCTACGTCGCCGCCAAGCACGGCGAGCGCATCATCGCCAACACCCTGCGCGTCGAGCTCGTCGGCGAGCCGGTCCGCGTCATCGAGATCGCGCCGGGCATGGTGGAGACCGAGGAGTTCTCCCTCAACCGCTTCCACGGCGACCAGGCCAAGGCGGACGCGGTCTACGAGGGCGTCGAGAACCCGCTCACCGCCGAGGACGTCGCCGACTGCGTCGTGTGGACCCTCGAGCGCCCGAGCCACGTCAACATCGACTCCCTCATCGTGCGCCCGCGCGCTCAGGCCTCGAACACGGTCGTCGCGCGCGACTGACGAGGGGCCGGTGGGGCGCACGACGAGACCGGCGCCCCGCCGCCCGGCGCGGTGCCTGCTCTCATACCCTGCGCACAGGCCCGGCACCAGGCAGGCTCAGCACGCCTCCGTAGCGTCTCTCGCATCCACCCCGGAAGCGCCGGGGCCGAGCAGGAGGCAGGACGCGCATGAGCGACGCCAGGTGGTCCGCGAGCAGCGGCTCCCACGAGACCGACGGAACTGAGGAGGCCTCCGCCGCCGACCGCACCCAGCGGATCGACCGCCTCGAGGCCGACGACGGCGTCGCGGCGACGCAGTCCCTGCCCGCCACCGGGACGACCTCGCA from Actinomyces radicidentis includes these protein-coding regions:
- a CDS encoding alpha-amylase family protein, which gives rise to MSADAAIQTPEPDSSRTAVRVPEPDWVRHAIVWHVMPLGAVGAPALRPEGDPDDASTPAGAIAGEHRLRRLIAWLDRLVDLGCNVLLLGPVFDSMSHGYDTLDYHRVDPRLGTNDDLTDLIAAAHEKGVRVVLDGVFNHTGLDYPAFAGLASTGPDSPEAAMYRLTWADDAAGWTPGTAPADYARFEGQDWLPELDHGSDAVAELVTEVMTTWCERGVDGWRLDAAYAVDPGFWTRVLPRVRERFPEVYVLGEVIHGDYAAIVRASGMNAVTQYELWQSVWHSLAEANFYELDWTLQRGAELLDTFIPYTFVGNHDTSRIASQVGDPRLAGHALALLMTLPGTPAIYYGDEEGWQAVKEERLGGDDAIRPELPASPAELGDAGAGARHLHQELIALRRRLPWLHDASYETLHLDNTVMALRVREREGAAWDVPEGTPREVVLVLSLEETEVWLPSAGHHEVLSAAHDLPHPRPERDGVVLPPLGWAVLG
- a CDS encoding ornithine cyclodeaminase codes for the protein MRFVDVPHMVSWINESGPENVIAGMIDVMEKDFRRWDAFELRPRIASHSRDGVIELMPTSDGETYGFKFVNGHPSNPVRGFQTVTAFGVLADVHNGYPRMIAEMTLLTALRTAATSGMVTRLLARKDAKRLAVIGAGSQSEFQVLANRAVRPIETVTAYDVDRAASEKLQRNLARYGIDVRIADSASEAVRDADIITTCTADKRNAIVLTKEDIRPGVHINAIGGDCPGKTELDAEILDMGPVFTEHTPQTRIEGEIQAKDADYPVIELWEVLSGLKPGRESDEQVTIYDGVGFAIEDFVGLTYLDGVLTAPGGERFYDDVDLIAAPEDPKDLFALLG
- a CDS encoding SDR family NAD(P)-dependent oxidoreductase — encoded protein: MTPTTDAAQSASSAPSSHGVARRAVVTGASTGIGAATVRLLRAHGWEVVATARRAERLEDLAEKTGAAWVAADLQEQDDVDRLASEVLAAGPVDAVVNVAGGALGTDPVAEGEVEEWATMYDRNVLATLRVTQAFLPGLRERGGDVLLLTSTAAHDTYPGGGGYVAAKHGERIIANTLRVELVGEPVRVIEIAPGMVETEEFSLNRFHGDQAKADAVYEGVENPLTAEDVADCVVWTLERPSHVNIDSLIVRPRAQASNTVVARD